A single Colias croceus chromosome 10, ilColCroc2.1 DNA region contains:
- the LOC123695231 gene encoding synaptic vesicle glycoprotein 2A-like isoform X1, producing MVAKTDLEGGKVKEEIPHDHLFKVTGLSSTNLEKMAQEPPCDLSAPSDFEEAIAATSYGWFHVFLMLCTFPAFWSSVSVTSAASYIFTRAQCDMGLKLLDMGTVNAITYGGMIASAMLWGFLSDTLGRRKILVWGFICSGIVEMLAAMSQNFTMLLITRFASGFLFNGPFAVLISYLAELHRTELRARVILLTSLFYTIANTTLPLLAWGILTHDWDFVLFGGAIEIHVWNLFLLAAALVPLFTGLAFFFLPESPKFLMSRGRNEEALAIFKKIYVLNTGKSADSYPVKVLVEEKSEQQAKGFAALKAGSDQMAPLFRAPYGAYLLLICATHAGCMFGSNTLRLWYPQLAAMIGAGGTSGLCAALVPGPASPEDPGECQPIQTDMLTYLQSAVVGAGSVLTYSIGSVLINRCGKKLVAAICGLLSAAVIVSLPFLGGSAGAVVALVTSALALTSLCGASLSSITVDLFPTSLRVMAMATFLMCGRLGTISGTVAFPALIDYGCLPPFFTISAVLTGEYLIQRHLSELYITFREFEILSGY from the exons ATGGTGGCGAAAACTGATCTGGAGGGCGGGAAGGTGAAGGAGGAGATTCCCCATGATCACCTCTTTAAAGTGACCGGATTGTCCTCGACGAATTTGGAGAAGATGGCTCAAG AACCACCATGTGATTTATCAGCACCTTCCGACTTCGAAGAGGCAATAGCAGCGACCAGCTACGGCTGGTTCCACGTGTTCCTCATGCTGTGCACCTTCCCGGCGTTCTGGAGCTCAGTGTCTGTGACCAGCGCGGCGTCCTACATCTTCACAAGGGCCCAGTGCGATATGGGGCTGAAGCTACTGGACATGGGCACGGTTAACGCCATCACGTATGGAG GTATGATAGCATCAGCGATGCTCTGGGGCTTCCTGTCCGACACCCTGGGCCGGCGCAAGATCCTCGTGTGGGGGTTCATATGTTCTGGCATCGTGGAGATGTTGGCAGCCATGAGCCAGAACTTCACCATGCTTTTGATTACACGCTTCGCTAGCGGGTTTCT GTTCAACGGCCCGTTCGCAGTGCTAATCTCCTACCTCGCTGAGCTGCACCGCACGGAACTGCGCGCGCGCGTGATCCTCCTGACCAGCTTGTTCTACACCATCGCGAACACCACGCTGCCGCTGCTGGCGTGGGGCATACTCACGCACGACTGGGACTTCGTGCTGTTTGGGGGTGCTATTG AAATCCACGTGTGGAACCTATTCCTCCTGGCTGCAGCCCTCGTGCCCCTATTCACTGGACTGGCCTTCTTCTTCCTCCCTGAGAGTCCCAAGTTCCTGATGTCCAGGGGCAGGAATGAGGAGGCACTCGCCATTTTTAAGAAGATCTATGTGTTGAACACGGGGAAATCCGCTGATAGCTATCCT GTGAAGGTTCTAGTCGAAGAGAAGAGCGAACAGCAAGCGAAGGGCTTTGCCGCCCTAAAAGCTGGCAGCGACCAAATGGCGCCCTTATTTAGGGCCCCGTATGGCGCCTACTTGCTGCTCATTTGTGCTACTCACGCCGGATGCATGTTTGG TTCCAACACGCTCCGCCTCTGGTACCCCCAACTAGCCGCCATGATAGGCGCTGGCGGCACATCGGGGCTCTGCGCGGCGCTGGTGCCGGGCCCCGCGAGCCCCGAGGACCCCGGCGAGTGCCAGCCGATACAGACAGACATGCTCACGTACTTGCAGAGCGCGGTGGTGGGGGCCGGCTCCGTGCTCACGTATAGCATTGGCAGCGTGTTGATAAATCG TTGCGGCAAGAAGCTAGTAGCCGCGATATGCGGGCTGCTCAGCGCCGCTGTGATAGTGAGTCTGCCATTCCTGGGCGGCAGCGCGGGCGCGGTGGTGGCGCTGGTGACGTCGGCGCTTGCGCTCACCTCGCTGTGCGGCGCCTCGCTGTCCAGTATTACTGTGGATCTGTTCCCCACGTCGCTCAG ggTAATGGCGATGGCTACATTCCTCATGTGTGGAAGGTTGGGCACCATATCAGGGACGGTCGCGTTTCCGGCGCTTATAGACTACGGCTGCTTACCGCCGTTCTTCACAATATCTGCCGTTTTAACAGGTGAATATTTAATACAGCGCCATCTGTCAGAGCTTTATATAACCTTTAgggaatttgaaattttatctgg GTACTGA
- the LOC123695231 gene encoding synaptic vesicle glycoprotein 2A-like isoform X2 produces the protein MVAKTDLEGGKVKEEIPHDHLFKVTGLSSTNLEKMAQEPPCDLSAPSDFEEAIAATSYGWFHVFLMLCTFPAFWSSVSVTSAASYIFTRAQCDMGLKLLDMGTVNAITYGGMIASAMLWGFLSDTLGRRKILVWGFICSGIVEMLAAMSQNFTMLLITRFASGFLFNGPFAVLISYLAELHRTELRARVILLTSLFYTIANTTLPLLAWGILTHDWDFVLFGGAIEIHVWNLFLLAAALVPLFTGLAFFFLPESPKFLMSRGRNEEALAIFKKIYVLNTGKSADSYPVKVLVEEKSEQQAKGFAALKAGSDQMAPLFRAPYGAYLLLICATHAGCMFGSNTLRLWYPQLAAMIGAGGTSGLCAALVPGPASPEDPGECQPIQTDMLTYLQSAVVGAGSVLTYSIGSVLINRCGKKLVAAICGLLSAAVIVSLPFLGGSAGAVVALVTSALALTSLCGASLSSITVDLFPTSLRVMAMATFLMCGRLGTISGTVAFPALIDYGCLPPFFTISAVLTACAVACFFIPNTTLKKLE, from the exons ATGGTGGCGAAAACTGATCTGGAGGGCGGGAAGGTGAAGGAGGAGATTCCCCATGATCACCTCTTTAAAGTGACCGGATTGTCCTCGACGAATTTGGAGAAGATGGCTCAAG AACCACCATGTGATTTATCAGCACCTTCCGACTTCGAAGAGGCAATAGCAGCGACCAGCTACGGCTGGTTCCACGTGTTCCTCATGCTGTGCACCTTCCCGGCGTTCTGGAGCTCAGTGTCTGTGACCAGCGCGGCGTCCTACATCTTCACAAGGGCCCAGTGCGATATGGGGCTGAAGCTACTGGACATGGGCACGGTTAACGCCATCACGTATGGAG GTATGATAGCATCAGCGATGCTCTGGGGCTTCCTGTCCGACACCCTGGGCCGGCGCAAGATCCTCGTGTGGGGGTTCATATGTTCTGGCATCGTGGAGATGTTGGCAGCCATGAGCCAGAACTTCACCATGCTTTTGATTACACGCTTCGCTAGCGGGTTTCT GTTCAACGGCCCGTTCGCAGTGCTAATCTCCTACCTCGCTGAGCTGCACCGCACGGAACTGCGCGCGCGCGTGATCCTCCTGACCAGCTTGTTCTACACCATCGCGAACACCACGCTGCCGCTGCTGGCGTGGGGCATACTCACGCACGACTGGGACTTCGTGCTGTTTGGGGGTGCTATTG AAATCCACGTGTGGAACCTATTCCTCCTGGCTGCAGCCCTCGTGCCCCTATTCACTGGACTGGCCTTCTTCTTCCTCCCTGAGAGTCCCAAGTTCCTGATGTCCAGGGGCAGGAATGAGGAGGCACTCGCCATTTTTAAGAAGATCTATGTGTTGAACACGGGGAAATCCGCTGATAGCTATCCT GTGAAGGTTCTAGTCGAAGAGAAGAGCGAACAGCAAGCGAAGGGCTTTGCCGCCCTAAAAGCTGGCAGCGACCAAATGGCGCCCTTATTTAGGGCCCCGTATGGCGCCTACTTGCTGCTCATTTGTGCTACTCACGCCGGATGCATGTTTGG TTCCAACACGCTCCGCCTCTGGTACCCCCAACTAGCCGCCATGATAGGCGCTGGCGGCACATCGGGGCTCTGCGCGGCGCTGGTGCCGGGCCCCGCGAGCCCCGAGGACCCCGGCGAGTGCCAGCCGATACAGACAGACATGCTCACGTACTTGCAGAGCGCGGTGGTGGGGGCCGGCTCCGTGCTCACGTATAGCATTGGCAGCGTGTTGATAAATCG TTGCGGCAAGAAGCTAGTAGCCGCGATATGCGGGCTGCTCAGCGCCGCTGTGATAGTGAGTCTGCCATTCCTGGGCGGCAGCGCGGGCGCGGTGGTGGCGCTGGTGACGTCGGCGCTTGCGCTCACCTCGCTGTGCGGCGCCTCGCTGTCCAGTATTACTGTGGATCTGTTCCCCACGTCGCTCAG ggTAATGGCGATGGCTACATTCCTCATGTGTGGAAGGTTGGGCACCATATCAGGGACGGTCGCGTTTCCGGCGCTTATAGACTACGGCTGCTTACCGCCGTTCTTCACAATATCTGCCGTTTTAACAG CTTGTGCAGTCGCATGTTTCTTCATACCGAATACGACACTGAAGAAACTGGAGTAA